In Ciona intestinalis chromosome 7, KH, whole genome shotgun sequence, the genomic window CAGTGACATATGGGGATGCAGCATTAtctttgattaaaaaaaaactaaaaacttttatttgtatctTATATTACGGGAGTAAAGAAAAATTGTACAGAGATCAtgcattgtatatttgtaaacataaaGTAAACTAATATAATCATTCACCATCTAAACCTTCTCCACGAACAATTCTTGCTACTATGGTGGGACATCTTGAAGCAAAATCCTTTGCTCTGTCTGTGATAACCTggaagaataaataagtgatatCTTATTTACTCCCAGCGTTGCGaagacagtcgatataacacatACACAGTCAACGTTTTGCACATACACATCTtactcgcttacgagttactatgtatttaactttgcgggtgataATTCTTAGGGACAATTTTGATTTAATGTttgactgataatttagattttagacCCATAAATAACCACTGGCACTGGCTTGGACCGATTGGCATTAACTTTACGTGCTAACCACCGTGCCACAGCgccaatatataatatataaaataaatatatatatatatatatatatacaattgtATATAACTCACTTCTTTAATTACGTCATAGCCAACTAGAAACACCACACGTCTGCATCCAGCTTTTATAGTAAAAATGGGTCCATACTTTTTAGCAAGCTTAGGCAACtctgaaaaacaaatattaaacaatccggtaatttgttttttgagAAAAGCAGAAAAGAGAAAGGGAGTAAAGGGAAAtggaaattttattaatatacttATGTGAAACTCTGGTGCCGCCAGGTGGAGACTTCCAATCAGGGGAAGCCCCGCTGGACCGGGCGGGTAACGCCATGGATTGAACAGCGCGATAAAAAGCCAGTGCAAGAGCACTGCCCCCAAAATGGTGATTACTATTTCAAAAATCATCAGCCCCAACCTTACTTGATATCTCCTATTGAAATTAAGAGTTAAATTTGGTTGAAAACCTCTCACACAgagataaatattaaacacatatgCATTATGGCTTGCTGGCTTTTGCCATGCATTTTGCCTTGTTGAATAACATACATTAATCTTGCATCCTGACattaaactattaattattttacacgacacatttttaaaaaagtttagccCATAAACATATTTTCGTAAAAATCAGACACTAATAGTAAATGTATCTTTAAAAGTGCtacacaaaaatttaaaaaaacaaaaacaaaatattaaaaagtttgaataGCCTACTTATCCTTGCATGTCATGAAACATTGTGTTTATATCTTCAATAAGATATTCAATGTCATCATTTTTGGCAGGTTTTACTTTGTAGGTATCAgatgaaaatgtttttgtagttcgaggttttatttttgatgTGTCTTGACATTGTATTTGCAGCAGGTAATGAAGACTTTTATTAAATCTCGCAATTTTTTTGGCATTTTCGGTCAGTTTGTCATTGGCCATTGCAACAATGTGTTCAATGTATTCATCTGATGTTATTCGTTTTCCATCTGTGTCCATTAGTGGTACTTCAAGGTTCATTGTTCCTCGAATAGCAACTTGTAAATTACGACCATGTTTGCCAATTGTAATTCCAGAATTTCGAAATCCAGAAGACAAGGCCGCGTTTTGCATTAAACTGGCTGATTTTAGGTCGCGGCAATTTATATGCATAATAAACCCTTCAAACTTGAATCTTGTTGATTCAGCTGCTGATTTCAAGCAGTTTAAAACATCTGATGCATTTACTGCAACATGGGATACAAGGTGCCATTTGCATCCTTTCTTTGCGCTTGTATGTTTCGTGTTATTTTCACTCTCATTGGTTGTTAACACAACAATACGACCAGAACATGAGCTCGTGGTAAAATAATCCGGTTTTGCGTTAATAAAATCTACTAATTCCACAATTAAACTATCAACTGATCCTTTTCTGCTTTCATCTTTTTTGTCCAAAGCTCtggacttttttttaacaaaatcacCTTCTTGCATATTCATGACAatcactaaatttaaaaataatactacGACTAAAAACAggcaataaaataaagcaGGATTTCTCACTAACACgaagaactttcaaaatagtaagttttaatttaaacttaaaaactaGTAtgaacacaaaaatatttagaaaatttgAAGTCAATTTCACGGTTAACGAATGCCTTCTTGCCAATCAAATGCAATGAAACTGCTGTTTTCAAAAGCTGTACGCGAGAATTTATACTCACATGCTCATTCCATTGAATACGTAGTAAGTAACAGTCCCAATACTATTTAATAGGCCATGAGTAAGGCGTAATTTGTCACGCATTTTAAGCTATGTTAACTATACATGTCATGATAGCGGAAACCGCGCAAACCATTTGTTGGCAGTGGCATGTAGCGAACTCGACTCTTTATGAAAACGAATTCGTTTACCTCCAAACTCTGCCTCCAAAAAGCTCTAAGAATGCCGAATTACCATTATAAAGTGATTTCAAATTAAGTTGTGCAAGGACGCATTCTAAATTAATAGATCCGTGTTCGTAAATTGCGATAAACGTAAACTAAACAAGAGAGCATGGCTGTAATGAACGGGCACATGCCAGTATAAAATGATGTATAAAGAAGAAGTGTGCATTGTCAAATGGTAGAACAACCGTAAATTTGACCGTTGCTTATAATCTTCGTTTTCGTTAATTATGACATACGTTAAGAAGGCTTTGTTTCATTCAATCCCACTTCATTTCAATTATTCATCTGCAGAAAATAATACCAAACTATATTGTCttctatagtactgtggggtaagatggtacacctttagcatatactatccaaatatcttcatcgtgttttgaacaactaacaatggtttatgggagtcgtattAATACGAATTTATAcctctttgagtgttctttatttactatcaaatgagacaagaaaaataaattatcctCGCTCTACTATTTGAACTTTACCCTTTCATCTTTCTTGTGCATGAGAagataaaaaacttaattagCAGGCGGCGTAAACgtctatatatttttgaacaataatatataatgcATTTGGGCGtttcgcacataatattaCTCAGTTTTCACAAATGTGGCCACTgaataagaaataaaacatcgCGTGAGGTCCATGCAGTGGTAGTGAGCAGTTGAAAATACAATGTGGCTAGCAAAGGTGAACATTTGTACTTGGTAGCCATTTGCAAACGAAAAGCGTTAAAACAGAACTTTAAATAGCCGTGTGTCATGATCAGCaccacacatggtgtgttagGGAATTCTCAACCAATGTCTTATAGGGCgtacaacaataaaacatggataaaattataaaaaggtCGCTTTACTTGATGGTTTTTCACTATTTACCAAATACTGGATGAATTTAGCGGCCTTTTGTTCTAACATGGACAGActtaaatattcattattgTAGGGAACTTTGTAGTGAGAAGCAATGACAATATACACACCagcataggcaccaaactttttagaatgcaggggaggcagaaATAGTTGGGTGTGtgatcttttaaaacaaatttgatgcCAATCTTTACAGATTAAAGCAGTGAAAAAAATTTTGGGGTGTGCCTGCCTACCACGCCACCCTTAGTATGGCGCCTATGCACACCAGTGTGAAGTTATACTAAGATAATGGAGTCCGCGTGTCCACAGTACCATCACTGGTTTGATCAAACTCAGTGGTTGTGGGTGTATTTACTAAAGCAGGCTGGGTGTGGTAGGGTGGGTTTAGAACAGTACCAGGTGCAAGTTGCCGTGGTAGAATGTTTGGTACTGTAGATTGACGTGGCAATCCCGTGCTTTGCAATGTGTAAGATGGTTGCTGCCCCAGTGGGTTGGCCTGGGGGTACGTGGGGTTTGGGAAGTGCAGGGGTTGGCTCGTTAAACCTTGGTGTTGCTGCGTGTTGGTGCTATGGTGGGGTCCAACTTGTTGGGGATAATTTTGTTGCAGGAATACTTGCTGGGGAATTTGGTTTTGTTGCGTGGGGTGCTGCATGACTGGGTGACCGTTAGAATTGACGGGGGAGACCACTGGTTGTCCGTGTATTGTTTGCTGGAATAAAGGTTGAGCGTTTTGCTGCAACTGTGCGTTCATCATATGCTGAGAGTTTGTTGCTACGCCAGAGTTCTGGTAAAACACATTAGGGTCGATGAACAATAGTAggaatgtgtttaaatataaataatatgaatgTGTTTGAATGTAAttgcttactttatccttacatggcagggtaacgacagtcgttacaacacaggtgttttgttgcatacaccttgtgctgcttataagttaccatgtatgtaactttgtggcttTTATTTGGGGGGCACGCATGccaacaatagtagcaactttgaacctgtaacctctgggttagaggcaggcgtgaTAACCACTGTGCCAGAGTAAAATTCTAACGAAGTTTTGCCCAATGAGAGAAGAAACGTTTCATTAAAATTAACCTTTTGTATACtagaaaaactgaaaaatactATATTTCAATATGCCTGGAGGCAGAAGtaagaaacaatatttaatatagtttaaaactgatACAGATGTGTAAAAATATGACATACCAATACAGGTTGTGATAATAATGAAATATTGGTTGGGTGCTGAGTTGGTGTATTTCCTGAAACAAAacgtttaaatttatgtaacaTAACATACATAATTCTTATTactcttcgaaaacgatagcgaagatcatattaattaaagaatgaagagaaggaaatcaaaacaaaataacagttgttaaaacacactatggataaaaagtgtggaaagagtgtcagttaaaaagcgtggctgttgcatTTAAATGACTACAATATCAAATGACTGCAATAGTTTTTCATACAGTCACTGAATGACATTTAATATGGTGGcaacaaaaatgttataagattacataaaaataattggGTAAACTTTAGggaaattaaattgttttaaaaattatcaccaaagttgtaactttaaatttatacatatactaattttttttaaatatttctaaaagttacagaaataatgtaattcaacatttttttgacaaattcatttttaaattatgttaacTGAATATACCTTGCAATAGTGTGTTGTCATGTAAGAATAATTCAGAGGGAACACTTTGTACAGGAGTCACCAGCCCAGAAGTAGCATTACTTCCCTGCTGTATACATAATATTactaatgaatgaatgaataaatgtaacttgctttatcctcgcgtggccagaaaaatagacagtcgttacaacacgggtgttctgtttcatacacctcctgtaTATGCAATATTACttatgaatggatgaatgtaacttgctttatcccgcatggccagaaaaaaagacagtcgttataacacgggtgttctgttttatacacctcgtgccagcttacatgttaccatgtatataactttgtgggtaatttcaTTACATCAGGTCTAGAAACATACcgaattgctccaacccagtggtcggtAATGGGTTctctgaattgtcagccaaaaagaaaaaaaaatacctacaaagttacatacgtggtaacttgtatgaaacagaacacctgtgttataacgactaacgttttccggccacacaaggataaagtaagctaTATTACATTCCATTCCATTATTTAACTGGAGAAAGCAAATAAACCTAGtcatcaaataaaatttaagttatgtAATATTGGTAGCAAAGCCAGGGAGTTAAAAGTTGTAActaaacctttttaaaaacctaaaataaataaaatcatatattaaaGCTAGTTACATGCATATTTCCTATTATgagattaaattaaaatatatatacctgtaaCGTCGTAGCTTGAGCGGGGTGTTTGAGAAATGAGCGatttttaacctaaaattagattggtttaataaaagatTTTTCTCTAgatgtaaaatgtaattttcccaaaattgtaaaatcaatttttctataaaatatttctttaaagaagaaaaaaaataaaaaatgacaaaatttatattacatttgagaaaaaaatggaattttataaaattatcgTCCCTGggtttaaaacatctttaatattatataacttgcttttattataaacaaaataccttGCTAGAAATTTTCTGCTGGGCAATATTGAACTGTTCCGGTGTCAAAATTCCTTTCAGAGTTTCGTTTTcaagtttcattttaaagttgtCATCTTGCAATTCGACAATTTTGTCTTTTAGTTCGTCAACTTCATCCCTGACAGCCAGCATTAAGTGTTTCTTAACTAGATCCTGGGAGTTGGTAAATAGTTAAAAGCCAAACAttgggtggcagggtaggcaggaaTTCGTgtatatttaattctgtatGGATAAGGTTCTATAGCAAGATCTGCCATTGGGgttgggatttaggccaacgTTAGCCCCTTAtcccaacattatatatgcacgATTGGcagaaaaaacattaatttaaaaaaaaacaattcaggAATTTTGATGACATAAGTGCATTTCttagaaaatgtaaaatgcCTGCCAAAAATAGTTGCAGAATAACAAGAGTACTTTTATAGAAAAAGATATCATTACAATTTTAGTATCCTACCATGGCTGCTTCTATCTTGTTGTCAATTCTAACACTTCTTGATGAAGCactaaacatataaatatagcatcagtttatatatatatatactacgaCCTATGCTATATTTAAGATGTAAATTACAGTATACAA contains:
- the LOC100176625 gene encoding tRNA wybutosine-synthesizing protein 3 homolog, with the protein product MNMQEGDFVKKKSRALDKKDESRKGSVDSLIVELVDFINAKPDYFTTSSCSGRIVVLTTNESENNTKHTSAKKGCKWHLVSHVAVNASDVLNCLKSAAESTRFKFEGFIMHINCRDLKSASLMQNAALSSGFRNSGITIGKHGRNLQVAIRGTMNLEVPLMDTDGKRITSDEYIEHIVAMANDKLTENAKKIARFNKSLHYLLQIQCQDTSKIKPRTTKTFSSDTYKVKPAKNDDIEYLIEDINTMFHDMQG